A single window of Vibrio sp. SCSIO 43137 DNA harbors:
- a CDS encoding ABC transporter ATP-binding protein encodes MSEIARNIEPEEIMLSVNNIEVVYDDVILVLRGVSLEIPKGQIVTLLGANGAGKSTTLKAISGLLKTEDGEVTRGEITFMGQRIDNKSPEEIVRAGIFQVMEGRRIVEDMTVIENLRLGAYTRNDNEVDQDIEMVLDYFPRLRERTGLAGYLSGGEQQMLAIGRALMARPKMILLDEPSMGLSPLLVKEVFSIIEKINKEHGITMLLVEQNANFALQAADYGYIMESGKIVLDGSKHALLNNEDVKEFYLGGGEGERKSFKNLKSYKRRKRWI; translated from the coding sequence ATGAGTGAAATCGCAAGGAATATAGAGCCTGAAGAAATAATGCTCTCTGTGAATAATATCGAGGTGGTCTACGACGACGTAATACTGGTATTGCGTGGTGTCAGCCTTGAGATTCCTAAAGGGCAGATAGTTACTCTGCTAGGTGCTAACGGTGCTGGTAAATCAACCACATTGAAAGCCATTTCCGGCCTGCTGAAAACCGAAGACGGTGAAGTGACCCGTGGCGAAATCACCTTTATGGGCCAACGTATTGACAATAAAAGTCCGGAAGAGATCGTCCGTGCCGGTATCTTTCAGGTAATGGAAGGGCGCCGTATCGTAGAAGATATGACGGTTATTGAGAACCTACGCCTTGGTGCTTATACCCGTAACGACAACGAAGTCGATCAGGATATCGAAATGGTGCTGGACTACTTCCCCCGCCTGCGTGAAAGAACAGGTCTGGCGGGATACCTTTCCGGTGGTGAACAGCAGATGCTGGCAATCGGCAGGGCGTTAATGGCAAGGCCTAAGATGATACTGCTAGATGAGCCTTCAATGGGGTTATCACCGCTTCTGGTTAAAGAAGTATTTTCCATTATTGAGAAGATCAATAAAGAGCACGGTATCACCATGTTGCTGGTGGAGCAGAACGCCAACTTTGCCCTGCAGGCCGCCGATTACGGCTACATTATGGAGTCAGGCAAAATCGTTCTCGATGGCAGCAAACATGCGCTGCTGAATAACGAAGACGTAAAAGAGTTCTATCTTGGTGGTGGTGAGGGAGAGCGTAAAAGCTTTAAAAACCTCAAGTCGTATAAACGACGTAAGCGTTGGATTTAA
- a CDS encoding ABC transporter substrate-binding protein, producing MNKGILAAPLLLSAALVTAPTLAKDSVFVGHLVDFSGPTAYVSKPYGSGVRDALQWINNHGGIDGTELEFETVDMAYKVPVAISNYKRWVARKNMVAMQGWGTADTEALISFVTRDKVPVYSASYSGHLTDPTGKNPKTAKPAPYNFFYGASYSDACRALVKWAKNDWEQKGNSGKPKFTHIGDNHPFPNAPKEACAEYAEELGFEVMSPVVVSLKPGDFKAQCLSLKQSGTNYGYIANLGGSVISLVKSCNTVGTQFQYMANIWGGDKPVIEAAGDGLKDYVFPGMTAFWGDSNKGMELVEEISKLSESKPDQFRTHHYIRGVCSAFYMKEAMEWAKANGGITGENIKKGMYARENWVPKGLEGVCIPANWQPDDHRGTTTVNVFMGNNNGGNVEVNKVSEVTLSRRDDWLGY from the coding sequence ATGAATAAAGGAATTTTGGCGGCACCGCTGTTGCTGTCGGCGGCACTAGTGACTGCACCAACTCTGGCGAAAGACTCTGTATTTGTCGGCCATCTGGTGGATTTCTCCGGACCGACTGCTTATGTGAGTAAGCCATATGGTTCTGGTGTGCGCGATGCCCTGCAATGGATTAACAATCATGGCGGGATTGACGGAACAGAATTGGAGTTCGAGACCGTCGATATGGCCTATAAAGTGCCGGTGGCGATATCTAACTATAAACGCTGGGTTGCCCGTAAAAACATGGTGGCAATGCAGGGTTGGGGTACCGCGGATACTGAAGCACTTATCTCCTTCGTAACAAGGGATAAAGTACCGGTATATTCAGCGTCTTATTCCGGTCACCTGACGGATCCGACTGGAAAGAACCCGAAAACCGCTAAGCCTGCACCTTATAACTTCTTCTATGGCGCTTCATACTCCGATGCCTGTCGCGCACTGGTGAAATGGGCGAAAAATGACTGGGAGCAGAAGGGCAACAGCGGTAAGCCTAAGTTTACCCATATCGGTGATAATCACCCGTTCCCTAACGCACCAAAAGAGGCGTGTGCTGAATACGCAGAGGAACTTGGATTTGAAGTGATGTCACCAGTAGTGGTTTCACTGAAGCCGGGTGACTTTAAGGCACAATGTCTGTCACTTAAGCAGTCGGGCACCAACTACGGCTATATTGCTAACCTTGGTGGCTCGGTTATCTCGCTGGTGAAATCTTGTAACACAGTAGGTACCCAGTTCCAGTATATGGCCAACATCTGGGGTGGTGATAAGCCGGTGATTGAAGCTGCTGGTGATGGCCTGAAAGACTATGTATTCCCAGGTATGACCGCTTTCTGGGGAGACAGCAACAAGGGCATGGAGCTTGTAGAAGAGATTTCAAAACTGTCTGAGTCTAAACCTGACCAATTCCGTACACACCACTATATCCGCGGTGTTTGTTCCGCTTTCTACATGAAAGAAGCGATGGAGTGGGCTAAGGCCAACGGCGGCATTACCGGCGAAAATATTAAGAAAGGCATGTACGCACGTGAAAACTGGGTGCCGAAAGGGCTGGAAGGTGTCTGTATCCCTGCGAACTGGCAGCCGGATGATCACCGTGGTACCACAACTGTTAACGTCTTCATGGGTAACAACAACGGCGGCAACGTAGAGGTGAATAAAGTATCTGAGGTGACATTGTCACGTCGTGATGACTGGTTAGGTTACTAA
- a CDS encoding branched-chain amino acid ABC transporter permease: MAQISMRPCGDFRTTYKDDTPIFETSTIRNIAIGGVVLMLAAPLFMDIYLLNLFIQISYLGIAALGLNILVGFTGQISLGHGAFFGFGAFASAWLNNQFGIPVVFAIPIAGWMTMIVGMLFGLPAARIKGLYLAIATLAAQFILEDFFARANWFSGGSYGASANPINLFGYEFITDESFFYIALFALIFMYMWASNLIRSRDGRAFVSVRDHYLSAEIMGINLSKYRLLSFGICAFYAGIGGALYGHYLGFVSAEGFTIMMSIQFLAMIIIGGLSSVKGTLMGTVFIVLLPEVLELGVAGLSVFGDTASFADGLAYLKEMAVGLVIMLFLIFEPQGLAHRWQQIRAYWKHYPFSY; encoded by the coding sequence ATGGCTCAGATTAGCATGCGGCCTTGTGGTGATTTTCGCACCACATACAAAGACGATACACCGATTTTCGAAACCAGCACCATACGTAACATTGCCATAGGCGGCGTAGTGCTGATGTTGGCAGCACCACTGTTTATGGATATCTATCTGCTAAACCTGTTTATTCAGATCTCCTATTTGGGTATAGCGGCGCTAGGGCTAAATATTCTGGTCGGCTTTACCGGACAGATCTCGCTGGGACATGGTGCCTTTTTCGGCTTCGGTGCCTTTGCCTCAGCCTGGCTGAATAATCAGTTTGGTATTCCGGTGGTGTTTGCTATTCCAATTGCAGGCTGGATGACCATGATTGTGGGCATGCTGTTTGGTTTACCGGCAGCACGGATTAAAGGTCTATACCTAGCCATAGCGACGCTGGCAGCGCAGTTTATTCTGGAAGACTTTTTCGCCCGGGCAAACTGGTTTAGTGGCGGCTCTTATGGTGCAAGTGCCAACCCGATTAATCTCTTTGGCTACGAATTTATCACCGATGAGAGCTTCTTCTACATTGCTCTGTTTGCACTGATATTTATGTATATGTGGGCGTCGAACCTGATCCGTTCCCGTGACGGAAGGGCGTTTGTCTCGGTTCGTGACCACTACCTTTCGGCAGAAATTATGGGGATTAACCTCTCCAAGTACCGTCTGCTCTCCTTTGGTATCTGCGCCTTCTACGCAGGTATAGGTGGGGCGCTGTACGGTCACTATCTCGGCTTTGTTTCTGCGGAAGGCTTTACCATTATGATGTCGATTCAGTTCCTCGCCATGATCATCATCGGCGGACTGAGTTCGGTGAAAGGAACTCTGATGGGGACAGTGTTTATTGTACTGCTTCCTGAAGTTTTAGAGCTGGGTGTCGCGGGTTTGTCTGTGTTTGGTGATACAGCGAGCTTCGCCGATGGACTGGCGTACCTCAAAGAGATGGCTGTCGGATTAGTGATAATGCTGTTCCTTATTTTCGAACCTCAAGGGCTGGCACACCGCTGGCAACAGATTCGGGCTTACTGGAAGCACTATCCGTTCTCATATTAA
- a CDS encoding branched-chain amino acid ABC transporter permease yields MNTELLLQLVINGVIVGMLYGVVAMCFVLIYKSTQVVNFSQGEFLLIGAWVCWAALVHLQLPFFLGFLLTLAFMTVFGIAVQTIVLRPLIGEPIISVIMVTIGLSMFFQALMKWMFGVSAVSYPQVFETNVVNIGGLNVEFAYILSLIFSVIIMGAFYWFFKFSKMGLAMRATAFNQQVAQSLGISIKKVFALSWAISALVSATAGIVIGIVNGVSDALSIIGIKVFPAVILGGLDSVVGAIVGGITIGVLENLAEFVDSQYLQVGNLYNIAPFYVLLIILAFKPYGLFGTKDIERI; encoded by the coding sequence GTGAATACGGAACTATTATTACAGCTCGTCATAAACGGCGTGATTGTCGGCATGTTATACGGTGTAGTGGCTATGTGTTTCGTGCTGATATACAAATCAACTCAGGTGGTTAACTTCTCACAGGGCGAGTTTCTGTTGATTGGGGCATGGGTTTGCTGGGCAGCTCTTGTTCATCTGCAACTGCCTTTCTTTCTCGGCTTTTTACTGACACTGGCTTTTATGACGGTGTTCGGTATTGCGGTGCAGACTATTGTTCTGCGCCCGCTCATCGGTGAACCCATTATTTCAGTAATTATGGTGACCATAGGCTTGTCTATGTTCTTCCAGGCATTGATGAAGTGGATGTTTGGTGTTTCAGCGGTAAGTTACCCGCAAGTATTTGAAACCAATGTAGTCAATATAGGCGGCCTGAATGTTGAGTTTGCCTATATTCTCAGCCTGATCTTCTCGGTCATTATCATGGGCGCTTTCTACTGGTTCTTTAAGTTCAGCAAAATGGGTCTGGCCATGCGTGCCACGGCGTTTAACCAGCAGGTTGCCCAGAGTCTGGGTATTTCCATCAAAAAGGTGTTCGCACTTAGCTGGGCTATCTCGGCGCTGGTATCAGCAACGGCGGGTATTGTTATCGGTATCGTTAACGGTGTATCGGATGCGCTCTCCATTATCGGTATCAAGGTGTTTCCGGCGGTTATTCTTGGCGGGCTGGATTCCGTGGTCGGTGCCATTGTCGGTGGAATCACCATCGGGGTACTGGAGAACCTGGCAGAATTTGTCGACAGTCAGTACCTGCAGGTGGGCAACCTGTACAACATCGCCCCATTCTATGTACTGCTGATCATTCTGGCCTTTAAGCCATACGGCCTGTTTGGCACCAAAGATATTGAACGAATTTAA
- a CDS encoding long-chain fatty acid--CoA ligase, whose product MGQQHKQWADVTTLDTFPKVLKYNAEKWPDQIAMREKEFGIWREFSWLDYNDRVKWLSLAMIDLGITEGDVVGLLGDNRPEWVWGELAAHAIKGYSLGVYQDSMHEEVAYLINYAKAKIIIAEDEEQCDKLLELGDEIPSVEFIVYCDPRGMRKYDDPRLIDVEKLYETGRRLDKQNPQQYDALVAATKGEDLSILCTTSGTTSKPKLAQLRSGPFLEHCGAYLRADPRDPGGNYVSVLPLPWIMEQVYVVGQALVARQIVNFVEEQETMMSDLREIGPSFVLLAPRVWENIVADVSARMMDSTPFKQKMYKLGMQLANKALDQGKRSKLAEWILLRALRDRLGFSNLTSAATGGAAMGPDTFRYLQAIGVPLKQLYGQTEMCGAYTVHHADDVDYDSVGVAFDNSEVKVINPDSNGVGEIIAKSSGMFTGYLNNMQAYEEDVRDGWMHTGDAGYFKESGHLVVIDRLKDMSETSLGARYSPQFIENKLKFSPFIAEAVVVGKDRPWLSAIICIRYAIVAKWAEQKGIAFTNYTNLSAQPEVYQAVREEVLKVNESLPEAQKISKFILLYKELDADDGELTRTRKVRRGVVAEKYGDIIETLYSDDKQVDVDTVITYQDGTKTRIKTSLVVGDAY is encoded by the coding sequence ATGGGACAGCAGCACAAACAATGGGCAGACGTAACCACCCTTGACACCTTTCCAAAGGTACTGAAATACAATGCAGAAAAATGGCCGGATCAAATTGCAATGCGTGAGAAAGAGTTTGGTATCTGGCGCGAGTTTAGCTGGCTTGACTATAACGACAGAGTGAAATGGTTATCGCTGGCAATGATTGATCTGGGTATCACAGAAGGTGATGTTGTCGGTCTTCTGGGTGATAACCGCCCGGAATGGGTGTGGGGCGAGTTGGCCGCACATGCCATTAAAGGTTACTCACTTGGGGTTTATCAGGACTCAATGCACGAAGAGGTGGCTTACCTGATCAACTACGCCAAGGCGAAAATCATTATTGCCGAAGATGAAGAACAGTGTGACAAGTTACTGGAGCTGGGCGATGAAATTCCAAGTGTAGAATTTATTGTCTATTGCGACCCAAGGGGAATGCGTAAATATGACGATCCGAGACTGATCGATGTAGAGAAACTCTATGAAACCGGCCGTCGGTTGGATAAGCAGAACCCGCAGCAGTATGACGCATTAGTTGCGGCAACTAAGGGTGAAGATCTCTCTATTCTCTGTACTACTTCCGGCACTACTTCTAAGCCTAAGCTGGCGCAGTTGCGCAGTGGCCCGTTCCTTGAACATTGTGGCGCCTATCTGCGGGCAGACCCGCGTGATCCGGGAGGAAACTATGTTTCCGTACTGCCTTTGCCTTGGATTATGGAGCAGGTTTATGTTGTCGGTCAGGCACTGGTTGCACGCCAGATCGTCAATTTCGTGGAAGAGCAGGAGACCATGATGTCGGATCTGCGTGAAATTGGCCCAAGCTTTGTTCTGCTGGCACCGCGAGTGTGGGAAAACATTGTGGCCGATGTATCTGCGCGAATGATGGACTCTACTCCCTTTAAACAGAAGATGTACAAGCTGGGCATGCAGCTGGCGAACAAGGCTCTGGATCAGGGCAAGCGATCCAAACTGGCAGAATGGATACTACTGAGGGCACTACGTGACCGCCTTGGGTTCTCTAATCTGACATCGGCCGCAACGGGTGGTGCGGCCATGGGGCCGGATACTTTCCGCTACTTGCAGGCGATCGGGGTTCCGCTAAAACAGCTTTATGGTCAGACAGAAATGTGTGGTGCTTATACCGTGCATCATGCTGACGATGTGGATTACGACTCAGTGGGTGTCGCTTTCGATAACTCTGAAGTGAAAGTCATCAACCCGGATAGTAATGGTGTTGGCGAAATCATCGCGAAAAGCAGCGGTATGTTTACCGGCTACCTGAACAATATGCAAGCTTATGAAGAAGATGTACGAGATGGCTGGATGCACACCGGTGATGCGGGTTACTTCAAAGAGTCTGGCCATCTGGTAGTAATAGACCGACTGAAAGATATGTCGGAAACCAGCCTGGGCGCCCGCTACTCACCACAGTTTATTGAAAACAAACTTAAGTTCTCTCCGTTTATTGCAGAAGCCGTAGTAGTAGGCAAAGACAGACCGTGGCTCTCCGCCATTATCTGTATCCGCTACGCCATTGTGGCCAAGTGGGCTGAGCAGAAAGGCATCGCTTTCACCAACTATACAAACTTGTCAGCACAGCCTGAGGTGTATCAGGCGGTGAGAGAAGAAGTGCTTAAGGTGAATGAATCGCTGCCGGAAGCGCAGAAAATCAGCAAATTTATCCTGCTCTATAAGGAGCTGGATGCTGATGACGGCGAACTGACCCGTACCCGTAAAGTACGCCGCGGCGTGGTAGCTGAGAAGTACGGCGACATTATTGAAACCCTGTACAGCGATGATAAACAGGTGGATGTCGATACGGTGATTACCTATCAGGATGGAACCAAAACACGTATCAAGACCTCGTTGGTGGTGGGAGACGCTTATTGA